One segment of Anastrepha obliqua isolate idAnaObli1 chromosome 3, idAnaObli1_1.0, whole genome shotgun sequence DNA contains the following:
- the LOC129241972 gene encoding leucine--tRNA ligase, mitochondrial-like: protein MQLLLRPGMLQQLKLFFGRRFLTQSVTGIQVSELTNDVKRQIEIHWRAQVSQGQFDPSRSDKFYVLSMFPYPSGTLHMGHVRVYTISDTVARFHRMCGKNVFQPIGWDAFGLPAENAAIQRGVEPATWTEANIAQMKEQLLALSCSFDWKHEMCTCSQEYYKWTQKLFLMLYNSGLAYQNEALVNWDPVDNTVLADEQVDSNGCSWRSGAKVEKKLLNQWFIRTTAYAKSLLDGLEDPVLQDWRDIINLQRHWIGECDGYAFQLLTSDANSLRVWTTHPEHLKDPNLFIVIKQNHYLSKLPNAPRLTVENPFAGTVIPVIFSDAPSFAEHCDVYLAAPSFREQDKELQEKFGLTFFAHTNTHLPLNPKHAREEVLEAATRLKIGGYRVSSKLQDWLISRQRYWGTPIPIIHCNKCGAVPVPEEQLPVVLPEKKVLEEQREDALRCTCPNCGDTDAQRETDTMDTFVDSSWYYLRFLDPSYNKDMVNKDLAKKCMPVDLYIGGKEHAVLHLYYARFVNHFLHDCGLSPTPEPFSRLLVQGMVMGRSFRVKGSGRYVTEDQVEIVNAKKNQARLKDTHEPVVMTWEKMSKSKLNGVDPTDMFKEYGTDTTRLISLADVAPTSHRNWSSATFPGILNWQKRLWLTVNDFHEARTAANEPEEQKIDTEGESFKAEDAKLFDARNFYVKGATFNYRHTHQLSVAISKMQGLTNSLRRAPKHIVRYSPQYERALASQIIMLAPMAPHFASELWSKFVTVPNRLNSSTPELQWERNVLEQSWPDIDADYKLDLTIKVNGFENCAIKIARNNLDSITYNDAMDIAFNTPSVTSYLTDKKIRTTNFVLYPGIEAILNIYVDKIKQSTAQAANSNEEVFSK, encoded by the exons ATGCAACTCTTACTGCGGCCTGGTATGCTCCAGCAACTCAAACTGTTTTTTGGAAGGCGTTTTCTAACACAAAGTGTAACCGGCATCCAG gtaTCAGAGCTTACAAATGATGTGAAACGTCAAATTGAGATCCATTGGCGCGCGCAAGTTTCACAGGGACAGTTTGATCCATCACGTAGTGATAAGTTTTATGTACTGTCAATGTTTCCATACCCATCTGGTACCTTGCATATGGGACATGTACGTGTCTATACCATTAGCGATACTGTAGCACGCTTTCATCGTATGTGTGGTAAAAATGTGTTCCAACCTATTGGTTGGGATGCTTTTGGGCTACCGGCTGAAAATGCTGCTATACAGCGCGGCGTAGAGCCAGCCACATGGACAGAGGCAAACATAGCACAAATGAAAGAGCAATTGCTAGCACTGAGTTGTTCATTTGATTGGAAACATGAAATGTGTACTTGTTCACAAGAGTACTATAAATGGACGCAAAAATTGTTCTTGATGCTTTATAACAGCGGATTGGCTTATCAAAATGAG GCTTTAGTCAATTGGGATCCAGTCGATAATACTGTTCTGGCTGATGAACAGGTGGACTCAAATGGTTGTTCATGGCGTTCAGGTGCaaaagttgagaaaaaattGCTTAACCAGTGGTTTATACGTACCACTGCGTATGCCAAATCGTTATTGGATGGACTGGAAGATCCAGTACTTCAAGACTGGCGTGATATCATAAATTTGCAGCGCCACTGGATTGGTGAATGTGATGGTTATGCATTTCAACTGCTTACATCGGATGCAAACTCCTTACGTGTTTGGACAACACATCCGGAACATTTAAAAGACccaaatttatttatagttatCAAACAAAATCATTACCTATCGAAGTTACCTAATGCACCACGTTTAACGGTCGAAAATCCGTTCGCTGGTACAGTCATACCAGTAATTTTTAGTGATGCACCTAGTTTTGCTGAGCACTGCGACGTATATTTAGCTGCGCCAAGTTTTCGGGAGCAGGACAAAGAATTGCAAGAAAAATTTGGATTGACCTTTTTTGCTCATACAAATACTCACCTCCCATTGAACCCAAAACATGCACGAGAAGAAGTACTAGAAGCGGCGACACGTTTAAAGATAGGTGGCTATCGCGTTTCTTCAAAATTGCAAGATTGGTTGATATCACGCCAACGCTATTGGGGCACTCCCATTCCGATAATTCATTGTAATAAATGTGGCGCTGTGCCTGTACCTGAAGAACAGCTCCCTGTAGTGCTTCCAGAGAAGAAAGTGCTTGAGGAACAACGTGAGGATGCATTGCGTTGCACGTGCCCGAATTGTGGTGACACAGATGCGCAGCGTGAAACGGACACAATGGATACATTCGTCGATAGTTCGTGGTATTATTTGCGTTTCTTGGATCCAAGCTATAACAAAGATATGGTAAATAAGGATCTCGCCAAAAAATGTATGCCTGTTGACTTGTATATTGGTGGCAAAGAGCATGCGGTGCTGCATTTATACTATGCGCGTTTTGTAAACCACTTCCTGCATGATTGTGGACTATCACCGACTCCTGAACCGTTTTCTCGACTGCTTGTGCAAGGTATGGTTATGGGGCGCTCTTTCAGGGTTAAGGGTTCAGGACGATATGTAACAGAAGATCAG GTTGAAATTGTTAATGCTAAAAAGAACCAGGCGCGACTGAAAGATACCCATGAGCCTGTTGTGATGACATGGGAAAAAATGTCTAAGTCGAAGTTAAACGGTGTCGATCCAACAGATATGTTCAAGGAGTACGGCACCGATACCACACGTCTCATATCACTGGCTGATGTGGCGCCCACATCGCACAGGAATTGGTCCAGCGCTA CCTTTCCTGGAATACTTAATTGGCAAAAGAGACTTTGGTTAACTGTAAACGATTTTCATGAGGCACGTACTGCGGCTAATGAACctgaagaacaaaaaattgacACGGAAGGTGAATCGTTCAAGGCCGAAGATGCTAAGTTATTCGATGCGCGTAATTTCTACGTGAAAGGTGCCACATTTAATTATCGCCATACACATCAATTAAGTGTCGCCATCTCTAAAATGCAAGGCCTTACGAATTCTTTGCGA CGTGCTCCCAAACATATTGTGCGTTATAGCCCACAGTATGAACGCGCATTAGCTAGTCAAATTATTATGCTCGCGCCGATGGCACCACATTTTGCTTCGGAGTTGTGGTCGAAATTTGTAACTGTGCCGAACAGACTGAACTCATCAACGCCAGAACTACAATGGGAACGCAATGTGCTGGAACAAAGCTGGCCCGATATTGACGCGGACTATAAACTGGATTTAACAATCAAG gtGAATGGGTTTGAAAACTGTGCCATAAAGATAGCGCGCAATAATTTGGATAGCATCACATATAACGATGCAATGGACATTGCCTTCAATACACCATCGGTTACTTCATATTTAACTGATAAGAAGATACGTACGacaaatttcgttttatatcCGGGGATAGAggctatattaaatatttatgtcgaCAAAATTAAACAGTCCACTGCGCAAGCAGCTAACTCAAATGAAGAGGTTTTtagcaaataa